A single region of the Pseudomonadota bacterium genome encodes:
- the def gene encoding peptide deformylase, producing MATRKIFTYPERILKTRSAPVEVVDDDVRRLVDDMAETMYAAPGIGLAANQVGVAKRVAVVDVTHPDGAPKLYVLVNPVIVSRSGEILWEEGCLSFPGFHVDVDRAAHVVVRALDRSGKRFEVEADDLLAVAMQHEIDHLDGVTLADKVSFLKRKMMARELAKAREAS from the coding sequence ATGGCGACACGAAAGATCTTCACCTACCCGGAGAGAATCCTGAAAACGAGATCGGCGCCCGTCGAGGTCGTCGATGACGACGTCCGCAGGCTCGTCGACGACATGGCCGAGACGATGTACGCCGCCCCGGGGATCGGCCTCGCGGCGAACCAGGTCGGCGTCGCCAAGCGCGTCGCGGTCGTGGACGTCACGCACCCCGACGGCGCGCCCAAGCTGTACGTGCTCGTCAACCCGGTGATCGTCTCCCGGAGCGGTGAGATCCTCTGGGAGGAGGGGTGCCTCAGCTTCCCCGGCTTTCATGTCGACGTCGATCGCGCGGCGCACGTCGTCGTGCGCGCCCTGGATCGATCCGGGAAACGGTTCGAGGTCGAGGCCGACGATCTGCTCGCCGTCGCGATGCAGCACGAGATCGATCACCTCGACGGCGTCACGCTGGCGGACAAGGTGAGCTTCCTCAAGCGCAAGATGATGGCGCGCGAGCTCGCGAAGGCCCGCGAAGCGAGCTAG
- a CDS encoding 4Fe-4S dicluster domain-containing protein, giving the protein MDRRGFLKLAALTPIAVVAGEASASKPESASGPPPTEFVGMLIDTTRCIGCHACEVACAEENGLPYPDLSRLGPGERQATTTEYTPVSLFETSKGRVYAKRACMHCNQPACASACLCKALEKTKYGPVVWHEDRCMGCRYCMIACPFDVPKFEYDKPIPKIAKCTFCPERLKEGRPPACVEACPQGAVAFGSRRQLLDEARRRVAESPDRYEPVVYGDHDVGGTCVMVISSARPDEIGLRTDLGTRPFPEYTREFLYAVPIVDIILPVLLFGFSRAMAHGNDGGDP; this is encoded by the coding sequence ATGGACAGGCGGGGGTTCCTCAAGCTCGCTGCGCTGACGCCGATCGCGGTCGTCGCCGGCGAGGCCTCGGCGTCGAAGCCCGAATCGGCGAGCGGGCCGCCGCCCACCGAGTTCGTCGGCATGCTGATCGACACGACGCGCTGCATCGGCTGCCACGCGTGCGAGGTCGCGTGCGCCGAGGAGAACGGGCTCCCCTACCCCGATCTCTCGAGGCTCGGGCCCGGCGAGCGGCAGGCCACGACGACCGAGTACACGCCGGTCAGCCTCTTCGAGACGAGCAAGGGCCGCGTCTACGCCAAGAGGGCGTGCATGCACTGCAACCAGCCGGCGTGCGCGTCGGCCTGCCTGTGCAAGGCGCTCGAGAAGACGAAGTACGGTCCGGTCGTCTGGCACGAGGACCGCTGCATGGGCTGCCGCTACTGCATGATCGCCTGCCCGTTCGACGTGCCGAAGTTCGAGTACGACAAGCCGATCCCGAAGATCGCCAAGTGCACGTTCTGCCCGGAGCGGCTGAAGGAGGGGCGCCCGCCGGCGTGCGTCGAGGCGTGCCCGCAGGGGGCCGTGGCGTTCGGCTCGCGGCGACAGCTCCTCGACGAGGCCCGCCGCCGCGTCGCGGAGAGCCCGGACCGGTACGAGCCGGTCGTCTACGGCGACCACGACGTCGGCGGCACCTGCGTGATGGTCATCTCGAGCGCGCGGCCCGACGAGATCGGGCTCAGGACGGACCTCGGGACGCGGCCGTTCCCCGAGTACACGCGCGAGTTCCTGTACGCCGTGCCGATCGTCGACATCATCCTCCCAGTCCTCCTGTTCGGCTTCAGCCGCGCCATGGCGCACGGGAACGACGGAGGCGACCCATGA
- the fmt gene encoding methionyl-tRNA formyltransferase, protein MSTKLRSIFMGTPDFAVPSLRAVAEATSLRLVVTQPDRPSGRGRRKEPPPVKRAAAELGVALAQPETVKGAAFRDLLAAHEPDVVVTAAFGRILGRRALGLPRLGCLNVHASILPAYRGAAPIAWAIRRGEPVTGVSIMRMDEGLDTGPLYRVGEIPILPEETAGELTIRLAVVGAELLRGVLDSLPDGHAPVPQDEALATMAPPLTKEDGRIDWRLSAREVHAHVRAMHPWPCAATTIGGENAKVHRVAVLAPDGPPAGRPGEVAEHSRAGVDVACGAGVVRILDLQMPGKRRLDAASFHAGMRLERGTVLG, encoded by the coding sequence ATGTCCACGAAGCTCAGATCGATCTTCATGGGGACGCCCGATTTCGCGGTCCCCAGCCTGCGCGCCGTCGCCGAGGCGACCTCCCTGCGGCTCGTCGTCACCCAACCCGATCGCCCGTCCGGGCGCGGGCGGCGAAAGGAGCCGCCGCCTGTCAAGCGGGCCGCGGCCGAGCTCGGCGTGGCGCTCGCCCAGCCCGAGACGGTGAAGGGCGCCGCCTTCCGAGATCTGCTCGCCGCGCACGAGCCCGACGTCGTCGTCACCGCCGCCTTCGGCCGGATCCTGGGGCGCCGCGCGCTCGGCCTCCCGCGGCTCGGCTGCCTGAACGTCCACGCCTCGATCCTCCCGGCGTACCGGGGCGCCGCGCCGATTGCCTGGGCGATCCGCCGCGGCGAGCCCGTCACCGGCGTCTCCATCATGCGGATGGACGAGGGGCTCGACACCGGGCCCCTCTACCGCGTCGGCGAGATCCCGATCCTCCCCGAGGAGACTGCCGGCGAGCTCACCATCCGCCTCGCGGTCGTCGGCGCCGAGCTGCTCAGGGGCGTCCTCGATTCGCTCCCCGACGGCCACGCTCCCGTGCCGCAGGACGAGGCGCTCGCGACGATGGCGCCGCCGTTGACCAAGGAGGACGGCCGGATCGACTGGCGGCTTTCGGCCCGAGAGGTGCACGCGCACGTCCGCGCCATGCACCCGTGGCCTTGCGCGGCGACGACGATAGGCGGCGAGAACGCGAAGGTGCACCGCGTCGCGGTCCTGGCGCCGGACGGCCCACCCGCCGGGCGGCCCGGAGAGGTCGCGGAGCACTCGCGCGCAGGGGTGGACGTCGCGTGCGGTGCGGGCGTCGTGCGGATCCTAGATCTCCAGATGCCTGGCAAGCGGCGGCTCGACGCGGCGAGCTTCCACGCCGGGATGCGGCTCGAGCGCGGGACGGTGTTGGGGTGA
- a CDS encoding iron-sulfur cluster assembly scaffold protein, which translates to MGHPFDIDVGPATSGVGTSPSALSASSIPMKEPDGYGRRESDCGDSIEIFVALDAGVVTEAGYRIQGCAFTLVCGRAAASLVRGRTLAEARRATRPEDIEAALGGLPEANRHCAQLASDAVAEALTDAAANMQEPWKKHYRRLY; encoded by the coding sequence ATGGGACATCCGTTCGACATCGACGTCGGCCCGGCCACGAGCGGCGTCGGGACGAGCCCGTCGGCGCTCTCGGCGTCGTCCATCCCGATGAAGGAGCCCGACGGCTACGGGCGGCGCGAGAGCGACTGCGGCGACTCGATCGAGATCTTCGTGGCCCTGGACGCGGGCGTCGTCACCGAGGCCGGCTACAGGATACAGGGGTGCGCGTTCACGCTCGTGTGCGGCCGCGCCGCCGCGTCGCTCGTCCGCGGCAGGACGCTCGCCGAGGCGCGTCGCGCGACCCGGCCCGAGGACATCGAGGCGGCGCTCGGGGGGCTGCCCGAGGCGAACCGTCACTGCGCGCAGCTCGCCTCGGACGCGGTCGCCGAGGCGCTGACCGACGCCGCGGCGAACATGCAGGAGCCGTGGAAGAAGCACTACCGGCGCCTGTACTGA
- a CDS encoding cytochrome c family protein codes for MTRSTWMPALASAAALLAVALPHLGASEEAPDPAENGPEAWTFDARQRLQPAAELDHFRHASSKGLRIACTRCHHTSKGTDVEAGCGDCHGSAWNPDVPDVKSATHQLCIGCHVLHGAKSGVQPAPYKCRGCHKGAPPPR; via the coding sequence ATGACGCGCTCGACCTGGATGCCCGCCCTCGCCTCGGCCGCGGCCCTCCTCGCGGTCGCCCTCCCCCACCTCGGCGCGTCCGAGGAGGCCCCGGATCCCGCCGAGAACGGCCCGGAGGCGTGGACCTTCGACGCGCGCCAGAGGCTCCAGCCGGCCGCCGAGCTCGACCACTTCAGGCACGCCTCCTCCAAGGGGCTCCGGATCGCCTGCACGCGGTGTCACCACACGTCCAAGGGCACCGACGTCGAAGCCGGCTGCGGCGACTGCCACGGGTCGGCCTGGAACCCCGACGTCCCGGACGTCAAGAGCGCGACCCATCAGCTCTGCATCGGCTGCCACGTCCTGCACGGCGCGAAGAGCGGCGTCCAGCCGGCCCCGTACAAGTGCCGCGGCTGCCACAAGGGTGCCCCGCCCCCGAGATAG
- the nrfD gene encoding polysulfide reductase NrfD, protein MSAKVATGRGPGQSALSFLLGELKPKGKLLTPFNVITAPIILAGIAFIIVRFAKGLGAVTNLSQEFPWGIWIGFDVVTGVAFAGGAYVITVAVYVFGIKRFHPIARATVLSGFLAYAFYTGALMLDLGRPWNIVNPIIGNEFGVNSVMFLVAWHFMLYLMAEFVEFSPAITEWLGLKKVRRIASGLTLGAVILGFTLSFLHQSGLGALFLLAKGKIHPLWYSEFLPVQFLVSSVFAGMSMMIVEGSISHRVFKHRVDAEHGAAHRDILFGVAKIAVGAMFAYLGMQGIVVIHGAHAGDLATGWGAWWLLEVVGFVAVPMLVFAAGIRRRSVPTIVTASVLTGLGIILNRLNVSVIAFKWYEPHHYVPAIGEYVVTAAVICAEIWAFRWIVLRMPVLGRDAGEVRE, encoded by the coding sequence ATGAGCGCCAAGGTCGCCACGGGCCGCGGGCCCGGTCAAAGCGCCCTAAGCTTCCTGCTCGGGGAGCTGAAGCCGAAGGGGAAGCTCCTCACCCCGTTCAACGTCATCACCGCGCCCATCATCCTCGCGGGGATCGCGTTCATCATCGTCCGCTTCGCGAAGGGGCTCGGCGCGGTGACGAACCTGAGCCAGGAGTTCCCGTGGGGGATCTGGATCGGGTTCGACGTGGTCACCGGCGTCGCATTCGCGGGCGGCGCCTACGTGATCACGGTCGCGGTCTACGTGTTCGGGATCAAGCGGTTCCACCCGATCGCGCGCGCAACGGTCCTCTCCGGCTTCCTCGCGTACGCCTTCTACACCGGCGCGCTCATGCTCGATCTCGGCCGGCCGTGGAACATCGTCAACCCGATCATCGGCAACGAGTTCGGCGTGAACTCGGTCATGTTCCTCGTCGCCTGGCACTTCATGCTCTACCTCATGGCCGAGTTCGTCGAGTTCTCGCCGGCGATCACCGAGTGGCTCGGCCTCAAGAAGGTGCGCCGGATAGCGAGCGGCCTCACGCTCGGCGCGGTGATCCTCGGCTTCACGCTCTCCTTCCTCCACCAGTCGGGCCTCGGCGCCCTGTTCCTGCTCGCGAAGGGCAAGATCCACCCGCTGTGGTACTCGGAGTTCCTCCCGGTCCAGTTCCTCGTGTCGTCCGTGTTCGCCGGGATGTCGATGATGATCGTCGAGGGCTCGATCAGCCACCGCGTGTTCAAGCACCGCGTCGACGCCGAGCACGGCGCCGCCCACCGCGACATCCTGTTCGGGGTCGCCAAGATCGCCGTCGGCGCCATGTTCGCGTACCTCGGGATGCAGGGGATCGTCGTCATCCACGGCGCGCACGCTGGCGATCTCGCGACCGGCTGGGGCGCCTGGTGGCTGCTCGAGGTGGTCGGCTTCGTCGCAGTCCCGATGCTCGTGTTCGCCGCGGGAATCCGGCGCCGGAGCGTCCCCACCATCGTGACCGCCTCGGTGCTCACCGGGCTCGGGATCATCCTGAACCGGCTCAACGTGAGCGTCATCGCGTTCAAGTGGTACGAGCCGCACCACTACGTGCCCGCGATCGGCGAGTACGTCGTGACCGCGGCCGTGATCTGCGCGGAGATCTGGGCCTTCCGGTGGATCGTCCTGCGCATGCCGGTGCTGGGGCGCGACGCGGGCGAGGTGCGAGAATGA